Genomic segment of Apium graveolens cultivar Ventura chromosome 7, ASM990537v1, whole genome shotgun sequence:
AAGCATCAGCGGCGCTCCATTAAAGAGAAAGCCAGTGTTTGTGAAAGTGAATGAATTGAAACCAGGCACTAAAGGCCACAATTTGACTGTCAAAGTTGTGTCTTCAACAACTGTTTTGGATAAGAAATCCATCCGTTCTTCTGGTAATACTCGTATTGCTGAGTGTCTTATTGGTGACGATACTGCCTCTATTCTCTTCACTGCTCGTAACGACCAAGGTTCGATCCTCTATAACCCATCTTTTCTATTTATATGTGTTTGTTTTGTATTGTCTGTTATGGTTTTTTGTGTTCTGTTGGATGTTAGATCTAGGTTGTGTTTTCGACTTTTCGTAAGTTATGTTGATGAAATGGCGTGTGAGGTGTTTGTTGCGTTGTGTGGTCGTAAATTATGCGGATTAGTGTTGGTGAAATTGTGTATAGTGAGATGTTTGGCCTCGTAAATTATGCGGAGTAATGTTGGTGAAATTGTGTATTATGAGATGATTTGGGCTCATAAATTATGCGGAGTGATGTCGGTGAAATTGTGTACAATGAGTTGTTTTGGGCTCGTAGATATTATGTGTAATGTTGGTGAAATTGTGTATTATGAGATTTTTTGGGCTTGAAAATATGAGGATTAGTGTTGGTGAAATTGTGTATTGTGAGATGTTTGCTGAGTTGTGGGCTCGCAAAGTATGCTGATTAATGTGGTGAAACTGTGGACTATGAGATGTTTTTTTGTGGAATTGTGTGTTATGAAATGTATATTTAAGTTATGTATTTGTAAATTATGCGGTTTGATGTTTGTTTAGTTGTGAGTGAGATTTTGTTGATGTTTATTGATGCGCAAtggttttattttttttttgtctttttttaattaatggcagatatataaataaatataatttgtTCTCAATGGAGAACAATTTTAGGTGAGAACAGTTGGCAACTGTGCTGTGTATGTTTCACACCTTTCGTATACGTTGTGTTATACAAAATTGTACATGTGTGCAGAACACTTTTTCCCACGTGAGAACTTTTCTCACACCGAGGGAGATATCTATACTCTATAGATATTATATAACCGGGTGTTATTATTTCAGCTCCCTAATATTAGTAATAGTCTTAAAATATAGTAATGAGCTGGGCCTTTGATTATAACAGAGCAGTGTTTGTACCAAAGAATTGAGAAGCGTCCATTTAGGTATCAGGATCTTATTGTCCATATCAGTTTCTGTTATTTGTTGTGTCTACCAGTTACTGCACTTTCATTTGATGATTTGAAGTTAAGTAAATAGAGGGCTGAGTTCTGATCATGTGAGTGTTGACCAGTTTTGGCTAAATCGATCAAAGAATAGATCTAAAATCTTTAATAGTGATAGCAATTTTTCCTCAAATTTATTTGTTCATTAGATTGGCACTGATATGTCTTAGCTTTTACTACTGGGGTGGGCTAGTTTGTCCTACACCAGGTATGGAGAGGTGAATGAACAGCTGTATATTTAAATGTACTGGCCCCTTGTAAATTTACATGTTTCATATttacttcttttttttttctctttttattGCTAGGTAATATATGTGAGAAGTGAGAACACACTCCTGTGCTAAGCGACATACACTTGTTAGCTAAACTTTTTCAAGTTTGCTTGTCACGACATGTTAACTTTCTTGTTTGGAGTCGGGCTTTGAAAGAATATACATTTGTACATACTGACATTAGTCTTCGTCATGATATATATTTGCACAGAGAATGAACTGCAATTTTTTTGCTAATGATAATGCGTTTGCATTTTGGGCAGTTGACTTAATGAAGCCTGGAACTACAGTTATAATACGTAATTCCAAGATTGACATGTTCAAGGGTTCTATGAGGCTAGCTGTTGACAAGTGGGGCCGCGTGGAAGTCACTGAACCTGCAAAATTTGATGTCAAAGAAGATAACAATCTGTCACTAGTTGAGTATGAGTTGGTTAACGTTGAAGTGTGATACTCTGGGATTTCTGGCCTTTAATCTCTGTCATTGTCTATGCCATAAGATGTAATGACATAAACTTCTGCCACAACTGGGTTTGGTATACAAATCTCTTGAAGTCATTTCTGTCTTTCAGCTGATAATATGAGTAATTGGAGTAGTTGGCATGTAACAATGATCCTTGTTTGATTGTTTGCTTCTGATACAGAAGATAATGAATGAGTAGGTTGAATATCTGACTTATTCTTCCTTTGATACTGAATTCCTCTATTTCTGAATTCTAATAATTGGATATGTAATTTTGATTCTTAGGGTTTGTGCATGATCTAGTGCATTCTAGACTAGGTAAACTCTTGATCGAATGAATTAGTGTTATAATCTATTATTCTCTGcatatttgtacaatattatgtCAAGTGAAGCTGGTTCCCGGTATGATATTGCT
This window contains:
- the LOC141672821 gene encoding uncharacterized protein At4g28440-like; the protein is MASNTNQQQEGSISGAPLKRKPVFVKVNELKPGTKGHNLTVKVVSSTTVLDKKSIRSSGNTRIAECLIGDDTASILFTARNDQVDLMKPGTTVIIRNSKIDMFKGSMRLAVDKWGRVEVTEPAKFDVKEDNNLSLVEYELVNVEV